The Priestia koreensis genomic interval TACATCGCACCCCCGCATAAAATTGTTTCCGTTGAACTGAACGAGGACAAGGGGTGGAAGGCGACAGTCGAAGTGATTGAGGAAAAAGAATATATGAAAAAATACGCAAAAGATGAAATGGTCGGAATTTATGAGGTGCTACTAGATAAAAACAAAGAGGTCATTTCCTTTAAACGAATTCATATCCGTGCCCGCGCGTCAATGGATATCGTCGGCTAGAATGCAGTCGTCGGGGAGGTTAACATGACAGAGCTGAAAGAAAATCAAAAATCAATGGAGATCGTACAGGATTCACAAACGAAGGAGCTGCTGTCGCGCTCGCTCCGCTACATGAACGCGGGCTATTGCATTCACTTTACAGGGCCAACGGGAGTGGGGAAAACAGCCCTTGCACTGGCGCTCGCAAAAAGACGCAGTCGTCCAATTATGGTGATTCATGGAAATCACGAGCTTAATAATCGGGATTTGCTTGGTGACTTTAGCGGTTTTACAAGCAAAAAGCTCGTGGATAATTATGTGCGCTCTGTTTATAAAAAAGAGGAAAACGTAACGGAAACATGGCAAGATGGTCGATTACTAGAGGCGGCTAAAAAAGGTTATACGCTCATTTACGATGAGTTTACAAGATCAAACCCAGAGACTAACAACTTGTTTCTATCGATCTTAGAGGAAGGCGTTATTCCTTTATACGGAACAAAAAAGCTTGCTCCTTTTGAGAGGGTGCACCCTGAATTCTCCGTTATTTTTACGAGTAATCCGGAGGAGTATGCAGGAGTATACCGAACACAGGATGCATTGCTTGACCGAGTGATTACAATTTCTGTAGATTACAAAACGCCTGCAAAGGAAGCCGTGATCCTCTCAGGTAAACTTGGCATTAAAAAGCAAGATGCCAAGGTCGTTACATCGCTTCTTGCTGAACTGCGAAAGAGTTGTCCGGATCGTCATAGTTTGAGTTTGCGCTCCGCTGTGATGATTGCGCAAATTGCTAGAGATGAGAAGATTTCGATGAAAGGAACAAATGAAGAATTTCAGCAACTCTGCTTAGACGTTTTACAGCACAAGCTTGGGTTGTGCTTGAAGGATACTCATGACAACCCACAGGAGGAAGCAAAAAAACAAATCATAAACGTATGCAAGAAATTGTGAGGATAAAGGAGAGAAAATCATGAGCCGAGAAAAAATGGGCATCTACGTATTTGGAGCCATTCAAGAGAAGGAAGATAAGGCGTTTCAATCAATTGAATTTGAGGGAGAAGGACGCAACGTGTATACATTGCACTATAAAGACGCCGCATTCGTCGTAGCACAGGTTCCCCTTAAAATTTACCAGCCGAACCGAGAAAACTTATTTATGCATCAGCATGTGATCTCTGATGTGATGGCTAATAGTGAAGGAGTCATTCCAGTAAGCTTCGGAAACGTCTTTCAATCAGAAGAGGACGTGACGGTTCTTCTTGAAAACCTGTATCCACAGTTTGAAAAAATCTTTCCTGAAATTAAAGGGAAAATCGAAGTGGGATTAAAGGTAGTCGCCAACAAAGAATTTCTAGATGAGAAAGTGAAAAATCATCCAGACGTTCAGAAGGTAGCAGGAACGGTTCAGAGTAAAACAAAAGAAGCGGGTTATTACGACCGAATTAAGCTTGGGGAAGTAACGCAAAAGCTCTTTCAAAACCTGCAGCAAATGATGATTGATGATATTTATGATCCGCTAAAAGAGCTAGCAGAAGCGGCAAAGACGAACGACCCTATTGGCGAAAAAATGCTTTTAAATGCGTCATTTCTTATTGATCGCAATAAGGAAAGCGCCTTTGATGAGATGGTAAACGAGATTTATGAAAAGTGGGAAGGAAAGCTTGAGTTTAAATATAGCGGTCCGTGGCCCGCATACAACTTCGTCAATATTCGCCTAAACGTAGAAGCGAGCTGACTGTGAATGATACACAAGCTGATTACAGCCCCCCTTAATGTGGTTATTAAAGTGGGACAGAAAATTAAAGAAGAAGTGGATCAGCAGCTCTATGATCTTCCAACGATTCAAAAAAAACTTGTGCAGCTTCAGATGATGTACGAGCTAGATGAAATTCCTGAGGAGGCCTTCAAAGAACAAGAAGCTGAACTACTTTTACGCTATGAAGAAGCAAAAAGGAGAGAGCTTGAAGAATGGGAAAACATGGCTAAACGGAAGGGATGAAGAAATGATTTATTTATACGGTTTAATACCGACAGAAGAAGCAGTAAAATCACCTCTTTCTTCATTAAAAGGTCTAGATGATGAAGAACGTGTCTATACCATCCCCATCAATGATGTAACGGCGGTCGTTTGTCGGCTGAACTCGGACAAGTATTCAGAAGAAATACTTCAGCAGAAAATGGAAAATGATATGGATTGGTTAAAGGAAAAAGCGTTTCATCATCATGAAACGCTAGCAGCGCTCTACAGCGGTCATACGGTCATTCCGCTTAAGTTTGGCACCATTTACAACAGTGAAGAAAGCTTAAAGGAAACGATCGTACCGAAAAATAATGTGCTGATTCACACGTTTGAGACGCTCAAGCGCCATGAGGAATGGAACATGAAAGTATACTGTGATGATCAAAAGCTCATGCAGCACGTAACAGATCATGATGAGGTAGTGGAACAAAAGCGTCAAGAGATCGAGAGTCTACCAAAAGGAAGACAATACTTTGAAAAGAAAAAGCTTGATAAATTTATTTCACAGCAGCTTGAAGAAGAAAAATACCGGTTGTGTAAAAGCGTTCAGGATCAGCTTCTACAGTATGCAACGAACGAAGCTGTTAAAAAGAACTGGGGAAAAGATATGACCGGACTTCAAGAAAGTATGGTGTGGAACAGTGCATTCATGCTTCCAAAAGAGACGATTGAAGAGTTTCTAGAGGAGATTAAGAAATCTGAAACGGCTCTGCTTGAAAAAGGTCTTCGCGTCGAGGTATCAGGTCCATGGCCACCTTATCATTTCTCAAGCATTTCATAAAAATGGAGGATGTAGACCTATGTCACTGCGAGAAGATGTTGAAAACAAAGAAATCGCCCTTATTGATATTTTAGACGTTGTCTTAGACAAAGGAGTGGCAATTAGAGGTGATTTGTTAATCTCCATTGCGG includes:
- the gvpO gene encoding gas vesicle protein GvpO; its protein translation is MKKIMDNITDFFKDYIAPPHKIVSVELNEDKGWKATVEVIEEKEYMKKYAKDEMVGIYEVLLDKNKEVISFKRIHIRARASMDIVG
- the gvpN gene encoding gas vesicle protein GvpN — encoded protein: MTELKENQKSMEIVQDSQTKELLSRSLRYMNAGYCIHFTGPTGVGKTALALALAKRRSRPIMVIHGNHELNNRDLLGDFSGFTSKKLVDNYVRSVYKKEENVTETWQDGRLLEAAKKGYTLIYDEFTRSNPETNNLFLSILEEGVIPLYGTKKLAPFERVHPEFSVIFTSNPEEYAGVYRTQDALLDRVITISVDYKTPAKEAVILSGKLGIKKQDAKVVTSLLAELRKSCPDRHSLSLRSAVMIAQIARDEKISMKGTNEEFQQLCLDVLQHKLGLCLKDTHDNPQEEAKKQIINVCKKL
- a CDS encoding GvpL/GvpF family gas vesicle protein yields the protein MSREKMGIYVFGAIQEKEDKAFQSIEFEGEGRNVYTLHYKDAAFVVAQVPLKIYQPNRENLFMHQHVISDVMANSEGVIPVSFGNVFQSEEDVTVLLENLYPQFEKIFPEIKGKIEVGLKVVANKEFLDEKVKNHPDVQKVAGTVQSKTKEAGYYDRIKLGEVTQKLFQNLQQMMIDDIYDPLKELAEAAKTNDPIGEKMLLNASFLIDRNKESAFDEMVNEIYEKWEGKLEFKYSGPWPAYNFVNIRLNVEAS
- a CDS encoding gas vesicle protein GvpG, encoding MIHKLITAPLNVVIKVGQKIKEEVDQQLYDLPTIQKKLVQLQMMYELDEIPEEAFKEQEAELLLRYEEAKRRELEEWENMAKRKG
- a CDS encoding GvpL/GvpF family gas vesicle protein, which gives rise to MKNGKTWLNGRDEEMIYLYGLIPTEEAVKSPLSSLKGLDDEERVYTIPINDVTAVVCRLNSDKYSEEILQQKMENDMDWLKEKAFHHHETLAALYSGHTVIPLKFGTIYNSEESLKETIVPKNNVLIHTFETLKRHEEWNMKVYCDDQKLMQHVTDHDEVVEQKRQEIESLPKGRQYFEKKKLDKFISQQLEEEKYRLCKSVQDQLLQYATNEAVKKNWGKDMTGLQESMVWNSAFMLPKETIEEFLEEIKKSETALLEKGLRVEVSGPWPPYHFSSIS